From the genome of Candidatus Nitrosocosmicus oleophilus, one region includes:
- a CDS encoding alpha/beta fold hydrolase: MSKIAQAREFIDNFPIQKIMVGDMETEYKVLDNQSTSGNNKDSTPLLFVPGLRITMDMWPPTLLYDFAQSNYRVIVYNNRGTGNSSDGTKEYTIGQLASDAAGLLDVLAIGKAHILGWSMGSYIAEELALLHPDKVSSLILYGAGPGGDKAIPSSAELMQTLGGVSGTPEEQARQILSFFFPQSWLSNNPDYINQFPLLKSTVSMETTQKQAQAIVGWNGMYDSPSLITHPTLVLMGTEDIITTPKAALSLVEKIPLASLIQVKDAGHGWMYQYPEKFTKIVNTFLEII; encoded by the coding sequence ATGTCTAAAATAGCACAAGCAAGGGAATTTATTGATAACTTTCCAATTCAAAAAATCATGGTAGGAGATATGGAAACAGAATACAAAGTTCTTGACAATCAAAGTACTAGTGGCAATAATAAGGACAGTACTCCTCTCCTTTTCGTACCTGGATTGCGGATAACTATGGACATGTGGCCGCCAACTCTATTATATGATTTTGCTCAGTCTAATTACAGAGTTATAGTCTACAATAATAGGGGCACTGGAAATTCTTCTGATGGGACTAAAGAGTATACAATTGGTCAGCTCGCCAGTGATGCTGCAGGATTATTAGATGTACTTGCCATAGGTAAAGCCCACATTCTAGGTTGGTCAATGGGTTCATATATTGCGGAAGAATTGGCCCTTTTACATCCGGATAAAGTCAGTAGTCTTATTTTGTATGGTGCGGGTCCTGGTGGTGACAAAGCTATTCCTTCTAGTGCTGAACTAATGCAAACGTTGGGTGGAGTTTCGGGTACTCCTGAAGAACAGGCAAGACAAATACTTTCATTTTTTTTCCCTCAGTCATGGCTTTCGAACAATCCAGACTATATAAATCAATTTCCCCTGCTTAAAAGCACAGTATCCATGGAAACTACTCAAAAACAAGCACAAGCAATAGTTGGTTGGAATGGAATGTATGATTCCCCATCATTGATTACTCACCCAACATTAGTCTTGATGGGTACAGAGGATATCATTACGACCCCTAAAGCAGCATTATCATTAGTCGAAAAGATTCCTCTAGCGTCACTTATACAGGTAAAAGATGCAGGCCATGGATGGATGTATCAGTATCCAGAAAAGTTCACGAAAATAGTAAATACATTTTTAGAAATCATTTGA
- a CDS encoding NADPH-dependent FMN reductase translates to MKNVIALIGSATTSSANHKLIEYIRTEASDTFQVTIYDRLKTLPHFDPELSLEHTPSAIREMRNLIEDADGVIISTPEYVFSIPSGLKNAIEWCVATTVFSGKPLGIITASTSGIKGHEELQLIMHTLTATFTPETTLLIQGVKGKIDAHGVIIDLETRESLRLFTKALSALLGNESH, encoded by the coding sequence ATGAAAAATGTTATAGCCCTAATCGGAAGCGCCACGACGTCATCGGCCAATCATAAACTGATTGAGTACATCCGGACAGAAGCTAGTGATACTTTCCAGGTAACGATTTATGACCGGTTGAAAACATTGCCACATTTCGACCCGGAGCTGTCTCTGGAACATACCCCGTCAGCAATTAGAGAGATGCGCAATCTTATCGAGGATGCGGATGGAGTCATAATCAGTACGCCGGAGTACGTGTTCAGCATACCGTCGGGGTTAAAGAACGCCATAGAATGGTGCGTGGCCACTACCGTCTTTTCCGGAAAACCCTTAGGAATTATTACCGCTTCCACAAGCGGGATTAAAGGTCACGAAGAATTGCAGTTGATCATGCATACCCTTACGGCAACCTTTACACCCGAAACCACTTTGCTGATCCAGGGTGTTAAGGGAAAAATTGATGCACACGGAGTTATTATCGATCTCGAGACTAGGGAAAGCTTGCGGCTCTTCACAAAAGCCTTATCGGCCTTATTGGGTAACGAATCACATTAG
- a CDS encoding NAD(P)-dependent oxidoreductase, whose protein sequence is MTLKISMLTYAAGLEAELCSKLKPLGLTAYRVDYNKPIRNQISNSDILINGLGQLDRQIIDFCPKLRLVQQIGTGVDNVDVSYCASKSIYVANVPHVNNISVAEHTIFLMIYLAKNIKGAEKGIKERRVVNVLGTELYNKTMVIIGLGAIGIEVAKRAKAFGMNVISVTKRPELRNKVTMNYNTSKDISTLQYCVSECLLVDEIKGITDLKNTLGKADVVSIHTPLTLETKNMIGRTEFARMKRSSFLINVSRASIVNKDALYNALTSRTIAGAGFDVFYEEPANPIDKLLNLDNFVYTPHIAGWTLEATNTTTDIILNNINLLLHGRKPLTVIN, encoded by the coding sequence TTGACTTTGAAAATCAGTATGTTAACTTATGCAGCAGGATTAGAAGCAGAACTTTGTAGTAAGCTTAAACCTTTGGGTCTAACAGCATATAGAGTAGATTACAATAAACCAATTAGAAATCAAATATCTAATTCAGACATTCTTATAAATGGTCTAGGACAATTGGATAGACAGATAATCGATTTCTGTCCTAAATTAAGACTTGTTCAACAAATAGGAACAGGAGTGGATAATGTGGACGTATCATACTGTGCTTCAAAATCTATTTATGTAGCTAATGTTCCTCATGTCAACAATATCTCTGTGGCTGAGCATACCATATTCCTTATGATCTATCTTGCTAAAAACATAAAAGGTGCAGAAAAAGGAATAAAGGAACGAAGAGTTGTAAACGTCTTAGGAACTGAATTATATAATAAGACAATGGTTATAATAGGTTTGGGAGCAATTGGAATAGAGGTTGCAAAAAGAGCTAAGGCTTTTGGTATGAATGTCATATCAGTTACAAAAAGACCTGAATTAAGGAATAAGGTCACTATGAATTACAATACATCTAAAGACATTAGTACTCTTCAATATTGCGTTTCAGAATGCTTACTGGTGGATGAAATTAAAGGTATTACCGATTTAAAAAATACTTTAGGTAAAGCCGATGTTGTTTCCATCCATACTCCTCTTACTTTAGAAACAAAAAATATGATAGGAAGAACAGAATTTGCTCGTATGAAAAGATCTTCTTTTCTGATAAACGTTTCAAGAGCATCTATAGTAAATAAAGATGCTTTATACAATGCTTTGACTTCAAGAACAATTGCGGGAGCAGGCTTTGACGTATTCTATGAGGAACCAGCTAATCCTATTGATAAATTGTTGAATTTAGATAATTTTGTATATACTCCCCATATTGCAGGATGGACATTAGAAGCAACAAATACAACAACAGATATTATTCTAAATAACATTAATCTATTATTACATGGAAGAAAGCCTCTCACAGTTATAAATTAA
- a CDS encoding carboxypeptidase-like regulatory domain-containing protein, with protein sequence MQYITIKHKHNEIQQTKQSHILNLLRIHRKTITISVTMISTILIIGYLLDSVSSPNATMGSIFDPLPVYDNGLGAVNGYVFTSSGLPALGTIVIAAGQDGLSKTTRTDLTQEGKYVFQNLNPGKYVIIAYFPDGEYKVMNNLEVEPNSVQTLIFKH encoded by the coding sequence ATGCAATATATCACAATAAAACACAAACACAATGAAATACAGCAAACAAAGCAGTCACATATACTAAATCTACTTAGAATACACAGGAAAACAATAACCATTAGCGTAACAATGATATCAACGATTCTAATTATCGGATATCTCCTGGATAGTGTTTCATCGCCTAATGCTACAATGGGGTCTATCTTTGATCCATTACCAGTATATGATAATGGACTAGGAGCTGTGAATGGATATGTTTTTACCTCATCAGGATTACCAGCCCTTGGAACGATTGTGATAGCCGCAGGACAAGATGGCCTATCTAAAACAACAAGGACAGACTTAACACAAGAAGGAAAGTATGTATTTCAAAATTTGAATCCAGGAAAATATGTGATAATAGCTTATTTTCCTGATGGAGAATATAAAGTAATGAACAACTTAGAAGTTGAACCCAATTCGGTACAGACACTAATCTTTAAACATTAA
- a CDS encoding CPBP family intramembrane glutamic endopeptidase, which translates to MKRHVLLIIIAITVYLVWTFATYLFEGRINLLHIDDPIGRLEYSVIVNMIIGTVIALLVIRPFIIESVIESGQLSLSQIGFRSIKNTVVLVAVAGTIGFLLFVIQGSASLNPIVFSNVFSQTLPTSIAEVVVCWAVMGASMESFSKNKFGKKLSVIVGIITSTVLFGVYHFAHSEPFNQINTVMILMLPGLLTSIVYFVGRNIYATIVFHNFQALFGVLASVEIEHMLQIQFLVVMLAVASVLVLIIMDRFILRRKSDSIFEWKMKR; encoded by the coding sequence ATGAAGAGACATGTTTTACTAATTATAATTGCAATTACCGTATATTTGGTGTGGACATTTGCCACCTACCTTTTTGAAGGTAGAATAAACCTACTACACATAGATGATCCAATTGGACGATTGGAATATTCTGTTATTGTAAACATGATCATAGGAACTGTGATAGCATTACTAGTTATCAGGCCATTTATTATAGAGTCAGTTATAGAGTCAGGTCAATTGTCGTTGAGTCAGATAGGGTTTAGATCGATAAAAAACACGGTTGTGTTAGTAGCTGTTGCAGGAACGATAGGGTTTCTGTTATTTGTCATTCAAGGATCTGCGTCACTAAATCCTATTGTATTTTCAAATGTATTTTCTCAGACATTACCTACATCCATAGCAGAAGTGGTAGTATGTTGGGCTGTCATGGGTGCTAGCATGGAATCTTTTTCAAAGAACAAATTTGGGAAAAAACTTTCAGTTATAGTAGGCATCATCACATCCACAGTGCTTTTTGGTGTTTATCACTTTGCTCATAGTGAGCCTTTCAATCAGATCAACACGGTTATGATACTAATGTTGCCCGGTTTATTAACAAGCATTGTTTATTTCGTTGGACGCAATATTTATGCTACTATCGTTTTCCATAATTTCCAAGCTTTATTCGGTGTATTGGCTTCTGTTGAAATTGAACACATGTTACAAATACAGTTTCTGGTTGTAATGCTTGCAGTAGCCTCAGTTTTGGTATTGATAATTATGGATAGATTCATACTCCGCAGAAAATCAGATAGCATTTTTGAATGGAAAATGAAAAGGTAG
- a CDS encoding DUF6920 family protein yields the protein MKFCYKVLILAIIISSVAVFAYFVTIGLSDMLFKQQIEREIERLYSASKDVSNKTFSMDQIKNLPEPVKRYFTHSLEEGQHYVSYIKLKHTGEFRQGENQKWMSIEGQEYFTTETPGFIWIGKISLLPLVWITGVDKYLEGRGTFQIKIMSIFTIADDPTGKELDESELMRWLAEAPLFPTALLPSSYLHWEPVDSDSAKAIIDYGRTRVEALFHFDKKGEIVQMNADRYRAVDNSFVKEKWLGHYSNYAVTKNILVPWDIEVSWNSEVGNFTYAKFKIKEIQYDNPIKY from the coding sequence GTGAAATTCTGCTACAAAGTCTTGATACTAGCGATAATAATATCTTCTGTTGCAGTTTTTGCATACTTTGTTACTATTGGTCTCAGTGATATGTTATTCAAACAACAAATAGAAAGAGAAATTGAAAGACTTTATTCTGCTTCAAAGGATGTATCAAACAAAACTTTTTCCATGGACCAGATAAAGAATCTTCCAGAGCCTGTTAAGAGATACTTCACACATTCCTTAGAGGAGGGTCAACATTACGTCAGTTATATTAAACTAAAGCATACGGGAGAGTTCCGTCAAGGTGAAAATCAAAAATGGATGTCAATCGAAGGACAAGAGTACTTTACCACTGAGACACCAGGTTTTATTTGGATTGGAAAAATATCATTGTTACCTTTAGTATGGATTACCGGCGTTGACAAGTATTTGGAAGGTAGGGGCACATTTCAAATAAAAATAATGTCTATCTTCACAATAGCAGATGATCCAACAGGTAAGGAGTTGGATGAGAGCGAGCTTATGAGATGGCTTGCAGAAGCACCTTTATTTCCGACTGCATTATTGCCCAGTAGTTATTTACACTGGGAACCTGTGGATTCTGATTCTGCAAAGGCCATAATTGATTACGGTAGGACTAGAGTTGAGGCATTATTTCATTTCGATAAAAAAGGTGAAATCGTACAAATGAATGCTGACAGATACCGTGCAGTTGATAATTCTTTTGTAAAAGAAAAATGGCTTGGTCACTATTCAAATTATGCTGTTACTAAAAATATACTGGTTCCGTGGGACATCGAGGTATCATGGAATAGTGAAGTAGGTAACTTTACCTATGCCAAGTTCAAGATAAAGGAGATACAATATGATAATCCTATTAAATATTGA
- a CDS encoding Acg family FMN-binding oxidoreductase — MPLSTKKDTDNKGLEPWKVSETRFSSYDKPFDKLKFFLNYAILAPSGHNTQPWAFRIFADDNTIHLYADRTRALPVVDPDDRELIISCGSALFNLQLAISYFGYRFEATLLSQQQKGERENEGDDDDLLAIVKVMDIHKKQEKNKNDELKRLFNSITMRRTNRFRFDEDKEISQEVLSNLQSIAHKYDSVWLHIEKNKEEKEQIAKLITEGDIIQMSDKKLRRELASWVHANRNHLGDGMPGYAFGFGDIMSLVGPFVIRTFDFGKGQAAKDKELAIGSPVLLVIGTNTDNTLSWMNVGLAMSNILLYLKSENIWSSYLNQPIEVPDLRKRLGSLILDHIDKNPQLLLRIGYSDREVLPTPRRSIEQTMLGEE, encoded by the coding sequence ATGCCGTTATCAACAAAAAAAGACACAGATAATAAAGGTCTTGAACCTTGGAAGGTATCTGAAACTCGGTTCTCAAGTTATGATAAACCATTTGATAAGTTAAAATTTTTTCTCAATTATGCTATTTTAGCCCCATCAGGTCACAATACCCAGCCTTGGGCATTTAGAATATTTGCTGATGATAACACAATTCATCTGTATGCTGACAGAACCAGAGCATTACCTGTTGTAGATCCTGACGACAGAGAATTAATAATAAGTTGTGGTTCCGCCTTGTTTAATTTGCAGTTAGCAATATCATATTTTGGCTATAGATTTGAAGCAACCTTGTTATCACAACAACAAAAAGGAGAAAGAGAAAATGAGGGCGACGATGATGATTTGTTGGCTATCGTTAAGGTAATGGACATCCATAAAAAACAAGAGAAAAATAAGAATGACGAACTAAAAAGATTGTTTAACTCGATCACTATGAGAAGAACAAACAGATTTAGATTTGATGAAGATAAGGAAATCTCGCAAGAGGTTCTGTCCAACCTTCAATCCATCGCTCATAAATATGACAGTGTCTGGCTTCATATTGAGAAGAACAAAGAGGAAAAAGAGCAAATTGCTAAACTGATTACAGAAGGAGACATCATTCAAATGTCCGACAAAAAGCTTAGGAGGGAATTGGCTTCATGGGTCCACGCAAATAGAAATCATCTTGGAGATGGAATGCCCGGTTATGCGTTTGGATTTGGTGATATCATGTCTTTAGTCGGCCCGTTTGTAATACGAACGTTTGACTTTGGCAAAGGACAAGCAGCTAAAGACAAGGAACTTGCTATAGGTTCTCCTGTTCTGTTAGTGATAGGTACAAACACTGATAACACTCTTTCATGGATGAATGTGGGACTAGCTATGTCAAACATACTTTTGTATCTCAAATCTGAGAATATATGGTCTTCTTACCTAAACCAACCTATAGAAGTCCCAGATCTAAGAAAAAGACTAGGCAGTCTAATACTTGACCATATTGACAAAAATCCACAATTACTTCTACGAATAGGCTATTCGGATAGAGAAGTGCTGCCAACACCAAGAAGGTCAATCGAACAAACTATGCTTGGTGAAGAATGA
- a CDS encoding glycosyltransferase has product MPSKLLYNQENYTNTNSINPFKKINEFMISLSTYYEFKKSNKNKMKKSSSNIVFSDYLGHLISNGIVMTKSISKKNNLFVVYHGGEPTLPVPLERKLARKKFKLPVDKKIGLLFGFATDTKGWDLLSSLNIPHDWVIVINQSKNLYGTKDHATVTTIEYLDHKIKGYANNGDRKIINLNQSFLTDMDLSILLYSSDVIILPYTVTSGSGVLFDALAHGLPFIATDLGFFKEFEKKGLGITVKRKPGEFEGALKRLEVGYSEYVQKVEEFKPELIWNNIARQHLKIYINSILDRKIGNV; this is encoded by the coding sequence TTGCCATCCAAATTATTATACAATCAAGAAAATTATACAAATACGAATTCAATTAATCCTTTCAAGAAAATCAATGAATTCATGATATCCCTGTCAACCTATTATGAGTTTAAGAAATCCAATAAAAACAAGATGAAAAAAAGTAGTTCCAATATTGTATTTTCAGATTATTTAGGTCATCTGATATCAAATGGAATAGTCATGACTAAGTCGATCTCAAAAAAGAACAACTTGTTTGTTGTTTACCATGGTGGAGAACCTACTTTACCTGTGCCTCTAGAAAGGAAATTGGCTAGAAAAAAGTTTAAATTACCGGTAGATAAGAAAATAGGATTACTCTTTGGATTCGCAACAGACACCAAGGGTTGGGACTTGTTAAGTAGCCTAAATATTCCCCATGACTGGGTTATAGTGATTAACCAATCAAAAAACCTTTATGGGACAAAAGATCATGCAACAGTCACAACAATTGAATATTTAGATCACAAAATCAAAGGGTATGCTAATAACGGAGACCGGAAAATCATCAATTTAAATCAAAGTTTTTTAACCGACATGGATCTCTCCATTTTGCTTTATAGTTCTGATGTTATCATTCTACCGTATACCGTTACCTCTGGTTCAGGAGTTCTTTTTGATGCCCTGGCCCATGGTCTTCCTTTTATAGCAACTGATTTGGGTTTTTTTAAAGAGTTTGAAAAAAAGGGCCTTGGTATTACAGTAAAAAGAAAACCAGGCGAGTTTGAGGGTGCCCTTAAGAGATTGGAAGTGGGTTACTCGGAATATGTTCAAAAAGTTGAAGAGTTTAAACCAGAGTTAATATGGAATAATATTGCACGTCAACATTTAAAAATTTATATCAACTCGATATTGGATAGAAAGATAGGAAATGTTTAG
- a CDS encoding patatin-like phospholipase family protein: MSNSEIPTTQRALILQGSVALGAFEAGVFKKLYEIIKKEDPNWESRMFDIVAGTSAGAVNAAILTSHVKEKKTWKGSAEKLEEYWREHLSTHTPIAAKFGTQWWEEIYQWWGGKYYELWNGNSKIASEEAARRYYSTKYFFAYGVPNVFSPSFPFPQLDYRFFDNNPLFPPTNLWTRYSNSPLRNSLEHRDRHGDKFVNFPLSTSFEAHEPRFLAVSVDVQQGKPVTFDSYLLKSVLDSYDPDLSKNVDDIIQYDEGIMKEHVMASASFPLYFDYEEVDGHKLCDGGILSNTPLRELLQAHRDYWYKDVGKGNKDALVPDLKVYIIGVWPSVEKAIPSDYDGIKERNSDLTHSDKTEYDQKIAALVTDYLNLYKKTKEIAEIHIKDQNEYESFQNNLEVLLSTVIESKKRTGKDRTYKDLIEGRFDLKRIVTIERKDDIHSVYNKWADYTSETIDKLIKEGEDFENSSVVKITSSDNDTV, from the coding sequence ATGTCTAATTCAGAAATTCCAACTACACAAAGAGCCCTGATTTTGCAAGGTAGTGTTGCTTTAGGGGCTTTCGAAGCAGGGGTTTTTAAAAAATTGTACGAAATTATTAAAAAAGAAGATCCAAACTGGGAATCAAGGATGTTTGATATTGTTGCAGGTACATCAGCTGGAGCTGTAAACGCAGCCATATTGACAAGTCATGTTAAAGAAAAAAAAACATGGAAGGGTTCAGCTGAAAAACTCGAGGAGTACTGGAGAGAGCACTTATCTACCCATACGCCCATAGCTGCAAAATTTGGGACGCAATGGTGGGAAGAGATCTACCAATGGTGGGGAGGAAAATACTACGAACTGTGGAATGGCAATAGCAAGATTGCATCTGAGGAGGCTGCAAGACGATATTACTCTACAAAGTATTTTTTTGCATATGGTGTACCAAATGTATTTTCACCCTCCTTTCCGTTCCCACAACTTGACTATCGATTTTTTGATAATAATCCATTATTTCCACCAACAAATCTCTGGACCCGTTATAGCAATTCTCCATTAAGAAATAGTCTTGAACACAGAGACCGTCATGGGGATAAATTTGTTAATTTTCCCTTATCTACAAGTTTTGAAGCACATGAACCGAGATTCCTTGCAGTAAGTGTTGATGTACAACAAGGTAAACCTGTTACCTTTGATAGCTATTTACTGAAATCTGTATTGGATTCTTATGATCCGGATTTATCAAAAAATGTAGATGATATCATACAATATGACGAGGGTATTATGAAGGAACATGTAATGGCTAGTGCATCATTTCCATTGTACTTTGACTATGAGGAAGTAGACGGGCATAAATTATGTGATGGCGGAATCTTAAGCAATACGCCATTAAGGGAGCTTTTGCAAGCACATCGTGATTACTGGTATAAAGATGTAGGCAAAGGAAATAAAGATGCTTTAGTTCCAGACTTGAAGGTCTATATTATTGGCGTTTGGCCATCGGTAGAAAAGGCTATTCCATCAGACTACGATGGAATTAAGGAACGAAATAGTGATCTCACACATAGTGACAAAACAGAATATGATCAAAAAATTGCTGCACTAGTTACGGACTATTTGAATCTCTATAAGAAAACCAAAGAGATTGCAGAAATACACATCAAGGACCAAAATGAATATGAATCGTTCCAAAATAATCTCGAAGTCCTATTAAGTACAGTAATTGAAAGTAAAAAACGAACGGGAAAGGATAGAACCTATAAGGATCTTATCGAAGGCAGATTTGATTTAAAAAGAATAGTGACTATAGAACGCAAGGACGATATACATAGTGTATATAATAAGTGGGCAGATTATACCTCAGAAACCATAGACAAGCTAATAAAGGAAGGTGAGGATTTTGAGAATAGTTCAGTCGTAAAGATTACATCTTCTGACAATGATACCGTATAA
- a CDS encoding PKD domain-containing protein — protein MISAILPCDFVFGEPSLRITDCIQSKHQLRYNVYADGFIPNTRLVLSYIMPDAERPNSASSYTDSSGSWKFEGAGYTSSVGVSNGTTTFEAFNVDEKRNMIPDGPYATAELITPCPFVSDPPNTEVYASVNDRQIFDDDEVSLNSIHFTYYIRDNFAPYAQFDCKLDEEQYEHCTIERCEIPGTCIPNTLWYGEKDYDNLLPGQHTFMVRATDDADNTDPTPAEFTWIILKPVADAGNDLTVSSNDIVTLNGGNSSDPTGSSLNYFWNQTAGPEVTLRDSTSSNPTFTAPEVNEQTDLRFELTVVNEEGIVSEPDEVVITVNPIVIPPPTEEPPKTVGDLIKGIIQNPLDVTNSIKSADKIYDILTDNDRDNDQLVCDLINSEDEHTTFNIRNILDC, from the coding sequence GTGATATCGGCTATCCTACCTTGTGATTTTGTTTTTGGAGAACCCTCATTGAGAATAACTGATTGTATACAATCAAAACATCAACTAAGGTATAATGTATACGCAGATGGTTTTATTCCTAATACAAGACTAGTCCTGTCGTACATTATGCCAGATGCCGAAAGACCTAACAGTGCTAGCTCTTATACCGATTCTTCTGGAAGTTGGAAATTTGAAGGAGCAGGCTATACTTCGTCTGTGGGAGTATCCAATGGAACCACAACATTTGAGGCATTTAATGTAGATGAAAAACGAAATATGATCCCTGATGGTCCATATGCAACAGCAGAATTAATTACTCCATGTCCTTTTGTATCTGATCCGCCTAATACAGAGGTATATGCATCTGTAAATGACAGGCAAATTTTTGATGATGACGAAGTAAGCTTGAATTCTATTCATTTTACATATTACATAAGAGACAATTTTGCACCTTATGCACAATTTGATTGTAAGTTAGACGAAGAACAATATGAGCATTGTACAATCGAAAGATGCGAAATACCCGGTACATGTATTCCTAATACGTTATGGTATGGCGAAAAGGATTATGATAATCTTCTCCCTGGACAACATACTTTCATGGTCAGGGCTACTGATGATGCAGATAATACCGATCCAACACCTGCCGAGTTCACATGGATAATTTTAAAACCCGTTGCTGATGCTGGAAATGACCTCACTGTAAGTAGTAATGACATAGTCACTTTGAATGGCGGTAACAGTTCGGATCCGACTGGATCTTCCTTGAATTACTTTTGGAATCAAACTGCAGGACCAGAAGTCACTTTACGTGATTCAACGTCATCGAACCCAACCTTTACAGCACCTGAAGTAAATGAACAAACTGACCTCAGATTTGAACTAACTGTAGTCAACGAAGAAGGTATTGTTAGCGAGCCGGATGAAGTAGTAATAACTGTAAACCCCATTGTTATACCTCCACCGACAGAAGAACCCCCTAAAACAGTCGGTGACCTTATTAAAGGAATTATTCAGAATCCCCTCGACGTAACAAACTCTATTAAATCTGCAGATAAAATTTATGATATTTTAACAGACAATGACCGTGACAATGATCAACTTGTTTGCGACTTGATAAATTCAGAGGATGAACATACTACATTTAACATTAGGAACATTCTTGATTGTTAA
- a CDS encoding TspO/MBR family protein — protein MYKKVLRFIISIIICQSAGIFGSLFTFEAVPDWYITLEKPFFAPPNWIFGPVWIILYYLMGVSLYIVWKDELKSKTRNVFFVVFAIQLILNALWSLLFFGLKSPLLGLIDILILDVMLVVTIFYAKRVSKYAAMLLIPYMVWIIIASVLNYAIMVLN, from the coding sequence ATGTACAAAAAAGTTCTTAGATTTATAATTTCAATAATTATTTGTCAGTCAGCAGGTATATTCGGTTCTTTATTTACTTTTGAAGCAGTTCCAGACTGGTATATCACATTGGAAAAACCTTTCTTTGCTCCACCTAATTGGATATTTGGTCCTGTTTGGATTATTTTGTATTATCTTATGGGTGTATCTTTGTACATAGTCTGGAAAGATGAGTTAAAATCAAAGACCAGAAACGTCTTTTTTGTAGTATTTGCAATCCAATTGATTCTAAATGCTTTGTGGTCATTGTTGTTTTTTGGATTAAAGTCGCCTCTGCTTGGACTAATTGACATTTTGATTTTAGATGTCATGCTAGTAGTTACAATATTTTATGCCAAGAGAGTTTCAAAATATGCTGCTATGCTCTTAATCCCATATATGGTATGGATAATTATTGCTTCAGTATTAAATTATGCAATTATGGTGTTAAATTGA